Within the Debaryomyces hansenii CBS767 chromosome E complete sequence genome, the region GTTTATTGGTAACTATATATTGCTTTGCGAATTCATATATCTTTATCTATAAAACGTAGCCTTAGAACTATCAATAGCTCAAACTTTCAGCGTCTCAACGAATAGAGTCAATACCGGACCCTCAATTAACAAACCAAAATCTCTATTATACATTAATGTCAAATTTACCCTTCGAGGAATATGTCATACGATTTATAACCATTTACTTCTTTCTGAATGAGCATCCTTCGGTCAATTTAGCCTTACCACCAGTTGGGGCACATAAAACAGTAGAGCAATTGTCACAACTGACAGCTGTTTGGGCGTGAGAGAAAACAGTGGTGATGTTTAAACATCCTTGACACTTAACGTCCATGAAGTATGATCTTGGTTCTTGGACCAAAGTCTTCAATTTGTGACTTTGTCTTTCGGTAGCAGGGGATGGGTgtaataaatctttaacTAAAACCATTTTACGATGTAACTATCTATTTATCactaaaattaattataataatcaaCTATCTTATACCGGGGAGAAAAATTTTCGTCTGAAATTTGGTCCCTGATTGATTTTGTGTAAAATTATCCGGTACACATACGACAAATGGCAAATGATCACAAGATGAAATCAACGACGGAAATAAAATCACTTACTTCCTGATTAGGAAGTTAAGTAATTTGGGTTGCAAAAACAGCCGGAGGAGGCATTTTGACTATAAATGTGTTAGTATCTTCCTAGTCTCAGAAAGAAAACCACTTGAAGTATTGGTGATGATAGGGTTTTGGATGGACGCTAATGAAGGAAAAGAGAAGTCATTAATTGTGGAGAAGCTGGTAGAAGGTAATAGGCACAAAAAGGAGACAGGCGCTTTGGTTAATGGCCATAGCGTCAAAAGTAAAGGGGGTGCAAACGATAAAAGACAATTATACTACCAGAGGAAAATGGAAAGATTGGGACATGGAAAAGCGAAACAGGAAGGGAGCCTGAGAAGTGAAGAATACGAGAAggaaattgatattttcaattcgGACATAGAGGCTATTTTGTCGCCGTTCAAACAGATGGAGAAATCGGATTCAAAGATAGACCGGggaattattaaatacttTGCATTGGTGGTGATATTGTTACCTTCGATAATTGGCATTATGACGCCAGCGATGGGGGAAAATGGTCGTACGAGCATTGATATGGCGAATTTGGTAACCGACAGCTTCATGGTTATTTTGGTGAGTTGGTTTATAAACTTCACAATCGAATGGCCGTGGAATTGGCACAAAAACATAATTGAAGCCCAGAGCAAGCTTTTGGAAAGCACCAATGCATTCGTGCACAGGGTGTCTACGACGGAGGAGGTGAACAGCGAGATTCTCACTAAAAAAATCAAGGCTTTCAAGAAGCTCtgcaaatatgaaaattattcGCTTCTGTTGTGCTTTGTATGCACATGCATGGGAGCTGGGATCATGAGATGGTCTCGAAACTACATTAACATAGAAGATACAAGAAGGAGATTAGTTTTCagtaatttgaatattatgcTATTTCTGTTTTTGGAGATTTTTAGGTTAGTCTTAAT harbors:
- a CDS encoding 40S ribosomal protein S27 (highly similar to uniprot|P38711 Saccharomyces cerevisiae YHR021C RPS27B Protein component of the small (40S) ribosomal subunit) translates to MVLVKDLLHPSPATERQSHKLKTLVQEPRSYFMDVKCQGCLNITTVFSHAQTAVSCDNCSTVLCAPTGGKAKLTEGCSFRKK